Proteins co-encoded in one Ziziphus jujuba cultivar Dongzao chromosome 9, ASM3175591v1 genomic window:
- the LOC107426191 gene encoding uncharacterized protein C24B11.05 isoform X1, producing the protein MDAVGTSSTAGAKYECLIFDMDDTLYPMSSGLNLACRKNIQEFMLRHLQIEESEVPKMCGELYREYGTTMAGLKAFGYEFDNDEFHAYVHGRLPYDVLKPDLLLRNLLLSMPQRKIIFTNADKAHAAQVLHRLGLEDCFEGIICFETLNPHIERVGSMAAPDNTLPAGDGNGISSKSKILCKPSVEAIEAAIQIANVDPSTTIFFDDSARNIASGKEAGLQTVIVGSTVPAPGADHALSSIHNIKEALPEIWDGEERKQLEQVIQPTSVETVILA; encoded by the exons ATGGATGCTGTTGGGACGTCCAGCACTGCTGGAGCCAAATACGAGTGCTTGATTTTTG ATATGGATGATACTCTCTACCCCATGAGCTCAGGTCTCAACTTGGCATGCCGCAAGAACATCCAag aattcatGCTGCGACACTTgcaaattgaagaaagtgaagttCCTAAGATGTGCGGGGAATTATATAGGGAATATGGGACAACTATGGCTGGTCTAAAG GCTTTTGGCTATGAATTTGATAACGACGAGTTTCATGCTTATGTCCATGGAAGGTTACCCTATGATGTCCTAAAGCCCGATTTGCTGTTAAGGAACCTTTTATTATCCATGCCACAACGAAAAATA ATCTTCACTAATGCTGACAAAGCACATGCAGCTCAAGTACTCCATAGGTTGGGTTTGGAAGATTGTTTTGAAGGCATCATATGCTTTGAAACGCTTAACCCACATATTGAACGAGTGGGTTCTATGGCTGCACCAGATAATACCCTCCCTGCAGGAGATGGCAATGGTATCAGTTCCAAGTCTAAAATCCTATGCAAACCCTCTGTGGAAGCCATTGAAGCTGCTATTCAGATTGCAAATGTTGACCCCAGTACAACG ATTTTCTTTGATGATAGTGCCCGAAACATTGCAAGTGGAAAAGAAGCGGGACTTCAAACGGTTATT GTAGGGAGCACAGTACCAGCGCCTGGTGCAGATCATGCCTTGAGTAGCATCCACAATATCAAAGAAGCACTACCTGAAATATGGGACGGTGAAGAGAGGAAACAGCTAGAGCAAGTTATACAGCCCACGTCGGTGGAAACTGTGATCcttgcataa
- the LOC107426191 gene encoding suppressor of disruption of TFIIS isoform X2 encodes MDAVGTSSTAGAKYECLIFDMDDTLYPMSSGLNLACRKNIQEFMLRHLQIEESEVPKMCGELYREYGTTMAGLKAFGYEFDNDEFHAYVHGRLPYDVLKPDLLLRNLLLSMPQRKIIFTNADKAHAAQVLHRLGLEDCFEGIICFETLNPHIERVGSMAAPDNTLPAGDGNGISSKSKILCKPSVEAIEAAIQIANVDPSTTIFFDDSARNIASGKEAGLQTVIVWHAAKID; translated from the exons ATGGATGCTGTTGGGACGTCCAGCACTGCTGGAGCCAAATACGAGTGCTTGATTTTTG ATATGGATGATACTCTCTACCCCATGAGCTCAGGTCTCAACTTGGCATGCCGCAAGAACATCCAag aattcatGCTGCGACACTTgcaaattgaagaaagtgaagttCCTAAGATGTGCGGGGAATTATATAGGGAATATGGGACAACTATGGCTGGTCTAAAG GCTTTTGGCTATGAATTTGATAACGACGAGTTTCATGCTTATGTCCATGGAAGGTTACCCTATGATGTCCTAAAGCCCGATTTGCTGTTAAGGAACCTTTTATTATCCATGCCACAACGAAAAATA ATCTTCACTAATGCTGACAAAGCACATGCAGCTCAAGTACTCCATAGGTTGGGTTTGGAAGATTGTTTTGAAGGCATCATATGCTTTGAAACGCTTAACCCACATATTGAACGAGTGGGTTCTATGGCTGCACCAGATAATACCCTCCCTGCAGGAGATGGCAATGGTATCAGTTCCAAGTCTAAAATCCTATGCAAACCCTCTGTGGAAGCCATTGAAGCTGCTATTCAGATTGCAAATGTTGACCCCAGTACAACG ATTTTCTTTGATGATAGTGCCCGAAACATTGCAAGTGGAAAAGAAGCGGGACTTCAAACGGTTATTGTATGGCATGCAGCTAAGATAGATTAA